The nucleotide sequence CGAGGTGCTGTATCGGTCATGAGGCGCGCAGCTCGTGCTGGAGCGCCTCGAGCTCCTCGCCGCCCGCCATGCGCCGGACGAGCTCGCCCTGCGTGATCTCCGCCCTGGTGAACGTGCCCTCGCAGCGGCCCCGGTTCAGGATGGTGAAGCGATCCCCGACCAGGTACGCGTGGTGCGGGTTGTGGGTGATGAGAATGACGCCGCAGCCGCGGGCGCGCGCCTCCCTCACGAAGCGCAGGACGATACCCGCCTGCTTGACGCCGAGCGCGGACGTCGGCTCGTCGAGGATGAGCACCCGGGCGCCGAAATGGATCGCCCGCGCAATGGCGACGGCCTGACGTTGCCCGCCCGAGAGGGCCGAGACCGGCACCGATACGTCCCGGAGCTCGACCCCCATTCGCGCGAGCTCGGCGCGCACGACGCCCTCCGCCTCGCGCAGATCGAGGCGCGAGAAGGGCCACACGCCCCGCGTGGGCTCGGCGCCGAGGAAAAAGTTGCGCACGACCGAGAGCATCGGGACCATCGCGAGGTCCTGATACACCGTCGCAATGCCGCGGGCGAGGGCGCCCCGCGGCGAGGAGAACCGCACGGGCTCGCCGTCCACGAGCAAGCGCCCCTCGTCCGGCGGGTGGACGCCGGAGAGGGTCTTGATCAGCGTCGATTTGCCGGCGCCATTGTCGCCGAGGACGCAGAGGATCTCGCTCGAATACACGCACATCGAGACGTCCTCGAGCGCGGTGACGCGGCCGAACCGCTTGGTGACGTGATCCGCCTCCAGGATCGGGGCTCTTCCATTCGCGTCGTCGTTCATCGCCGCGCCTCCGCCGCCCGCATCTGGACGGAGCTGTTGAGCAGCACCGCCAGGATCAGGACCGCGCCGAGAAACACCTTGTACCAGTCCGAATCCACGCCCGAGAACACGATCCCCTGCTGGACCATGCCGAAGAGGAGCGCGCCACACGCCGCGCCGACGACGGACCCGCGGCCGCCCGTGAGGAGCGTGCCGCCGAGGACCGCGGCGAGAATGGCCTCGAGCTCCTTGCCCGTGCCGCGGAGGACGTCGGTGCCGCGGAATTGCACGGTTTGAAAGGTCGCGACGAGGCACGCCGCGAGTGAGGTGGTCATGAAAAGGAGGATTTTTACGCGGTCGACCGGGATTCCGAGCCGACGTGCGGCGTCCGGC is from Polyangium spumosum and encodes:
- a CDS encoding ATP-binding cassette domain-containing protein; this translates as MNDDANGRAPILEADHVTKRFGRVTALEDVSMCVYSSEILCVLGDNGAGKSTLIKTLSGVHPPDEGRLLVDGEPVRFSSPRGALARGIATVYQDLAMVPMLSVVRNFFLGAEPTRGVWPFSRLDLREAEGVVRAELARMGVELRDVSVPVSALSGGQRQAVAIARAIHFGARVLILDEPTSALGVKQAGIVLRFVREARARGCGVILITHNPHHAYLVGDRFTILNRGRCEGTFTRAEITQGELVRRMAGGEELEALQHELRAS